ATGCAGATTATTACTGTCACTGGGTATAAAGGCGGAGTAGGTAAGTCAACGAGCGCAATTCATATTGCTGCCTATCTCGCCCGAAACCAGAAAACCATATTGATTGATGGTGACCCGAACCGAACGGCTTTGAATTGGAGTCAACGGGGGGAGATGCCTTTTACAGTTGCTGATGAAAGACAGGCGATGCGTTTAATTACGGGCCATGACTTTGTCGTGATTGATACCCCAGCACGCCCCAACAGTGACGATCTACAAGAATTAGCGAAGGGCTGTGATTTACTTATCCTGCCAACAACCCCGGATGTGGTGAGTCTTGAACCCATGTTGGCGATCGCCAATGATGTGGAAGACGCAAGATACCGAGCGTTACTAACGATTGTGCCCCCCTACCCCAGCAAGGAAGGAGAAACCATGCGTAATGAGTTAATCGCAAACGGTCTCCCTACTTTTCAGAGCATGATCCGCCGTAGCGCGGCTTTCCAAAAAGCGGCTTTAGCTGGTAAACCAGTAAACCAGATGTCTGGTAGAGATAGAATTCCTTGGAATGACTTTGAGGCACTCGGAAAAGAAATTATGGAGGTACTAAGAAAATGAGCAGCAAATTTGGAGACATCATCGGAAAAGCAAAACAAACCAGTAAACCAGATGACCAGATATCTGGCAAACAAGATAAGCAGTCTACCGAGACCGAAAAAATGGCGAATCTTTGTGTGAAGGTTCCCAAGACCCTTAGGCAGCTTGGGCGGCAGAAGCGAAACGGAATGGAATCACCATGACCGAAGTGATTGTCGAGGCTCTTAACCAGAAGTTTGGCAAACCATAAAACCAGATGTCTGGTTTTCTTCCTACATAAAATTTTTGATAATTCCGGAGTTTTTGGCAGGGAATTACTAGGAACTGAGAGGAGCAGAGTTAGTGATGAGACACTTTCCCATGTCTCTCTACTACCGTTCCAGCACGTTGTCCCCCATGGGACTATTTTGTAGGCGAGTTCTAGGATGCTGATTCTATCGTCGAATCGCTTCAAAAAGGTCAATCCTCAAAAGTTCTATCTCATATAGTTTTCAGCCATTATTTCTCCCATCCATAACCTTAGGTTTCTGCTCAAATGTGCCTGCCAGTCCATAATGCCCTTTGTTTCATGACGACAGATAGCATGTTTGAAGGGGCGAGAGTGATTTACTCGATGGGTTGATTGAAGAGTTAGAAAGTTAGGATTATGACATCGGAGAAAAGTTTTAACGGAAATATTGTTCTACTAGGAGTAAAGCAATGACTACCACGCAAATGCAAATTGTTGAGATGATTCAGAGTCTACCAGAACCTGCTTTGGATGAGATTAAAGTCTTTGTTGATTTTGTGAGTTGGCGGTATCAGCGGAATCCTGATGCTCCACAATCACTCAGTCGAGGGGAAGCGATGGTCGCAGCCATGGTTGGTCAAGGAACCAGTGGTCTGACAACGGATGAGATTATGCAGATGACAAGGGGTGAGGAATGAAACCTGTTTTGGTGGATAGTAATATCCTATTGGATTTATTTATGCGTGATCCGCAGTGGTTGCCGTGGTCATCTCAGCAGCTAGCCCGATGTGCAGATGAGTCGGAATTAGTGATTAATCCGATTATTTATGCGGAGATCTCTGCTGGCTTCAATACGGTCGAAGAGTTGGAGGGGGCGATCGCCTCGGTTGATTTCCGGCGGGAAGTTTTGCCCTATGGGGCGGCATTTCTTGCAGAGAAAGCCTTTCTACAATATCGACGCAGTGGAGGAACTAAGCGATCTCCCTTGCCGGATTTTTACATTGGGGCGCACGCACTGACGGCAGGTTATCGACTATTAAGCCGTGATCGCCAGCGTTATCAAACCTACTTTCCTGACCTTGATTTGATTGCACCTTAGAAGGACGTTGGGTTTGTTCCAACCAAAGTGGGGTCACGCCATAAAACGGAAAAAATCGCATGCTAAGGATTATGCAAATATCTGAAAGCTTTGTTGTGTAGGGAATCCAGTGATTGACTATGAACTCACGAAAAGGAAAAAATCGTACGTTAAGAGTCAAGAACTCGCAAACCATTAGTTAGACCAGAAATTTGGTAAACCATAAAACCAGATTTTATGTTGTGGCGATCGCACCTGGTTTTACGAAACGAACCTCTAAGTACAGGACAAAAGTTGTATGGGGTGAAACTCTGACCCAAGTAGAGATTGGGGAGAAGCGGTAAAAAAGCGACGCAATAAGTCAAAGTCATAGCGAAACAAACTCCGAGCTCGACGGCCATGGGCCTTGATGATACGAATCGGTTTTTGAGTATGTCGCCATAAACCCGCTTGCATCGCCCAGACAAAGCCAATGGCCAACAGAGCCAGCAGCTTCGACAAACGCACCTTATCGGTAAAATGGGTCGATTCCAAGCAAAAGCCACGGGTCTTAAGAGCCCCAAACAGGGTTTCAATTCCCCAGCGACGACGGTAATCTGCTAGAGCATTTTGAGGGTCATGGGTGGTGATGATAATCAGAAACTCATCCTCATTTTTGTGAGCTCTTCGTTTCGGGTCGAGACGAGTGCCCATGACGTAGACCTGACGACCCCAGACCCACCGTTTTCCTGACAGTATTCTTGTTTCGCCAATGGCTAAGGAGCGAAACAGATGTGACCCCGCGATGGCGGGTTGACCTTTGCCTTTACTTATTTTGTCGGTCTGACGTAGGCGCAGACGAAAGGGAATAGGCTTATCGAGCATCAGATACGATAACCAGGGCTTGCCGATAAACTCTCGGTCTCCCGTGAGATAGGCAATCTCGATATTGGGAAATAAGGTTTCAAAGCGTTCGAGCAAATCCATGCGCTCTGTACTATTGCTGTTGCCCCTCTTCTTTTTGAGCATCGTCCACATCAATGGATAGCCGATACCCTCATGGACGACGCACAGCATTAGGATGTTGAAGTCAGTTGTCCCCAATGACCAGTTGGTGCGGTCGATGCTTAAGACCCAAGGTTGCGGGATAGCCGCGATATTCATTACCATCCTGGCGATTTTGTCCATGTTGACGTCAAAGGACTGAAAGAATCGCTGCATGCGTTTGTAATTAGACTCTTCTGCTGCATTGCCTCCCCAGACGGTGGCGAGTTTGGCGAGATTGACGGTTTTTGCTCGGAACAGTGCCACCAGGAAGAGGGCGATAAATGACAGTCTGGCTCCATGCCATCCGAGATGAGGTCGCAATTGGCGGCGAATTTCGCTAATCTGATTCATGAGGGCTTGATTGATTTGTGCTTATTTCCATCAAACCCTCTCCCTCTATCCTTTTCAAACTTTTTGTCCTGTACTGAGAACGAACCTATAAAACTCTAGATTTTTCGCTGAAACTGG
The Picosynechococcus sp. PCC 7002 genome window above contains:
- a CDS encoding ParA family protein, coding for MQIITVTGYKGGVGKSTSAIHIAAYLARNQKTILIDGDPNRTALNWSQRGEMPFTVADERQAMRLITGHDFVVIDTPARPNSDDLQELAKGCDLLILPTTPDVVSLEPMLAIANDVEDARYRALLTIVPPYPSKEGETMRNELIANGLPTFQSMIRRSAAFQKAALAGKPVNQMSGRDRIPWNDFEALGKEIMEVLRK
- a CDS encoding type II toxin-antitoxin system VapC family toxin — protein: MKPVLVDSNILLDLFMRDPQWLPWSSQQLARCADESELVINPIIYAEISAGFNTVEELEGAIASVDFRREVLPYGAAFLAEKAFLQYRRSGGTKRSPLPDFYIGAHALTAGYRLLSRDRQRYQTYFPDLDLIAP
- a CDS encoding IS4-like element ISSysp2 family transposase yields the protein MNQISEIRRQLRPHLGWHGARLSFIALFLVALFRAKTVNLAKLATVWGGNAAEESNYKRMQRFFQSFDVNMDKIARMVMNIAAIPQPWVLSIDRTNWSLGTTDFNILMLCVVHEGIGYPLMWTMLKKKRGNSNSTERMDLLERFETLFPNIEIAYLTGDREFIGKPWLSYLMLDKPIPFRLRLRQTDKISKGKGQPAIAGSHLFRSLAIGETRILSGKRWVWGRQVYVMGTRLDPKRRAHKNEDEFLIIITTHDPQNALADYRRRWGIETLFGALKTRGFCLESTHFTDKVRLSKLLALLAIGFVWAMQAGLWRHTQKPIRIIKAHGRRARSLFRYDFDLLRRFFTASPQSLLGSEFHPIQLLSCT